The DNA segment CAACTGCTTTTTGATGCGAATGATAAGAAAACTCATCCTGGTCTTCCCTGCTCACCTTATATTCACGGGCAACAGCCTCAGCAGTTAAACCCATACCCCAATACCAATCCGGATTAACCCTGGCAACCTCGGCATTCGGAACAACTTTCCAACCGCCAAATGGCATACCCGACATCACTTCAACCCCGCCGGCAATGATACAATCGGCCATACCACTTTTAATTTTGGCAACCGCCGTAGCAATGGTTTCCAGGCCAGATGCACAATATCTGTTCACCGTTACACCCGGCACCTTATCCGTATCCAGCCCCATTAAAGAAATCATCCGGCCAACATTCAATCCCTGCTCTGCTTCAGGTGTAGCATTACCTACTATCACATCATCAATTTGCTCATTATCCAGATTGGGTATAGATGCCACCAAATGTCTGATCACTTCAGCTGCCAGATCATCTGCCCTCGTAAAACGAAATACACCACGGGGGGCCTTGCCCACTGCGGTACGATATCCTGCTATAATATATGCTTCCTGCATGTCAATATCCTTTTTATTAATTCCTTAACGGTTTGCCTTTAGTTACAATACTCTGGATGCGCTCCAGCGTTTTTCTTTCCCCACAAAGTGATAAAAACACTTCTCTTTCCAAATCCAGTAAATACTGTTCCGTTACCTCTGTTGGCGAAGAAAGGTCACCTCCACACATCACCCAGCCCAGTTTCTCTGAAATCTTTTTATCATGTTCAGAAATATAATGACCAGAGTACATGGTATTGGCACCGGCATACACAATACCTAAACCCTGCTTACCCAACACTTTAATATCTTTCCGTCTAACCGGCTGCGTATAACCCGCATCTGCAAGTTCAATTGCCTTGGCTTTAGCATCAGCAATTAACCTGCTCCTGTTCATGGAAATAGCATACTTGCCTTTTTGAAGATAACCCAACTCAAAAGCCTCAACAGCCGATGTAGACACCTTAGCCATACCTATAGTTAAAAACCTGTCCTTAAGCACATTCTGAACAATCTGATCATCCTTATATTCATCAGATGCACGCAAAGCGAACTCTTTAGTACCACCCCCGCCGGGAATTACCCCTACACCAAACTCAACCAGGCCCATATACGTTTCAGCATTGAGCTGTACATGGTCGGCATGCAAACTAAACTCGCAACCCCCGCCCAAAGTTAAATTGTGCGGGGCTACCACTACCGGAATAGAAGAATACCTGATGCGCATAGAGGTATTCTGGAATAAGCGGATGGCCATGTTCAGCTCTTCCCATTCCTGCTCTACCGCCATCATAAAGATCATCCCTACATTGGCGCCGGCCGAAAAATTGGCGCCGTCATTGCCAATCACCAGCCCTTTGTAATCTTTTTCTGCCATATCAATGGCTTTATTTATGGCCTGCAAAGTATCGCCGCCAATGGTATTCATCTTAGAGTGGAATTCCACATTGATGATCCCGTCACCCAGGTCAATAATAGAGGCCCCCGAATTTTTCCAGAGCACCTTGCTGGCCCTTAAGTTATCCAGAATGATAAAAGCCTCTGCACCCGGCACCGCTTTATAGCTTTTAGTCGGGATATCATAATATTTGCGAACCCCATCTTCTATCCTGTAAAACGATGTATTTCCGGCCGCCAGCATTTCATGCACCCAGGCCGCAGCCTCGTGTCCATACTTTTTCATGCCTTCAATGGCCTCGGCAACACCTACAGCATCCCAAACCTCAAAAGGCCCCAGCTCCCATCCAAATCCCGCACGCATGGCATCATCAATTCTGTACAGTTCATCCGAAATTTCAGGGATCCTGTCCGATACATATTCAAACAGCCCAAAAAACGAGGCCCTGAACAATTCAGCTGCTTTATCTTTTCCTGCCGCAAACACCTTCATCCGGTCGCGTACCTGTTCAATTGGCTTGGTCAGCTCCAGCGTAGCCGATTTCACTTTTTCCTGTGGACGGTATTCCATCGTTTTCAGGTCAAGCGCCAGTATTTCTGTTTTGCCTTCGGCAGATTTTGTTTTTTTGTAAAAACCCTGTCCGGTTTTATCGCCCAGCCATTTATTGGCTTCCATCTTTTCTACATATCCCGGCAGTTTAAACAGCTCATGCGCCTTGTCATCCGGGCAGTTGTCATACAGTCCTTTAGCTACCTTGATCATGGTATCCAGGCCAACCACATCGGTAGTGCGGAAAGTAGCCGATTTTGGCCTACCCAATGCAGGTCCGGTAAACTTGTCTACCTCCTCTACGGTAAGGTCCATTTTTTCTACCAGGTGCAGCAGGGCCATAATCGAATAAACCCCTACACGATTGGCAATAAATGCCGGTGTATCTTTACACAAAACGGTAGTCTTGCCCAAAAATTTATCACCATAATGCATTAAAAAGTCGACCAGCTCAGGTCTTGTATGCGGAGTAGGAATAATTTCCAGTAACCTTAAATAGCGGGGCGGATTAAAAAAGTGTGTTCCGCAAAAGTTGGCCTTAAAATCATCCGTTCTGCCCTCGGCCATTAAATGAATGGGGATTCCTGATGTATTTGAAGTAACCAGTGTGCCAGGCTTACGGTACTGTTCTACCTGTTCAAACACCTTTTTCTTGATGTCAAGATTTTCTACCACAACCTCTATGATCCAATCGTAAGCGGCAATTTTAGACATATCGTCTTCAAAATTTCCGGTCGCAATATTAGTCAGAACTTTTTTTGAATAAACCGGAGAAGGGTTGGTTTTTACTGCAGTTTGCAGCGCTGTATTTACAATACTGTTCTTATCTCCTTCTTTTGCGGCAATATCAAGCAGCAGCACTTCTACGCCGATGTTGGCAAAGTGACAGGCAATGCGCGAACCCATAATACCAGAGCCCAATACCGCTACTCTATTTATTTTTTTGTTCATCATCTTATCAATAAATATATATGGTCTTTCATTCAATCCTGTTCGTTCCCGGAAGCCTGAACCACTTCTTCAGGAACTTTATAGCCCAGGGTCAGCTTATTCACCTTTTGCAAAGTAACCAGCAGGTTATTTTTCTCCGTTGCAGAGAGGTTCTTGTTCAGGTATTCATTAAATGCGATTACCACACCTTTGGCCATATGCCTTTTTTCATAACCCAGTCCGGTCAGGTAAACTTTTACGGAGCGTTTGTCTCCGGCAGCAGTTTCCCTGTATATTAACCCCAAATCTTCCATATTGTTTAGCATTCTTGACAAACTGGTGGCCTTTACCCCGAGCAGCCCGGCCAGCTGCGAAACCGCCGTACCTTCCTTATCAATATTGATCAGCACATACCCTATGGCCTGCGTAATGCCAAAGCCCGAAGCGATCTGGTTGTATGTATTGGATACATTTTGCCAAACTACTTTCAAAAAATAATCTATTGTTTCCTGCTGTTTCATTAAATACTATGCTTGCATAACAAAGCTATACAATTAAAAAATATAATGCAAGTACATTTGTTAAAATAGTTTAACCTAAAATAGGGCTTTACCATAGAGGGGAAGGCTTAGACGCTGCCTCCGGAAGTTATGCAATTTCAAAATAAAGTTTATGTAATTTCAAAATAAAACCTATGCAATTTCAAAATAACCGTATCTTTGAAGTATGAAAGGCTTTGTAACCAGGCAAATTGCAGCAAAAATAGAGCAGCAAAAAAACAAATTCCCAATAATTGCCCTAACCGGTCCCCGGCAATCGGGGAAAACTACTTTGTTAAAAGAATTGTTTAATGACTACAGGTATGTATCCCTGGAGAATCCGGATGTTCGGGCATTTGCAACAGATGATCCTGTTGGCTTTTTAAAATTATACAATGAGCGGGTAATTTTTGACGAGGTACAACGCGCACCGGGTCTTTTTTCTTACATCCAGGGTATTGTAGATGACAGTGGGCAGATGGGGCAGTTTATTTTATCCGGTTCTCAAAATTTTCACCTCTTAAACAGCATCACACAAACCCTGGCCGGTCGTGTGGCTTTATTTAAGCTATTGCCCTTTGATTTTTCTGAACTAAAAGGCGCGGGTATTCCAAACGTATCCTACGCCGAAACCGCAGTAAAAGGCTTTTATCCCGCTATATATACACGCGAAATAGATCCGGTTGTATTTTATGCCAATTATGTACAAACCTATATTCAAAAGGATGTAACCGAATTGCTCAACATTCGGGACATCAGCTTATTCCGCACTTTTTT comes from the Pedobacter heparinus DSM 2366 genome and includes:
- a CDS encoding MarR family winged helix-turn-helix transcriptional regulator: MKQQETIDYFLKVVWQNVSNTYNQIASGFGITQAIGYVLINIDKEGTAVSQLAGLLGVKATSLSRMLNNMEDLGLIYRETAAGDKRSVKVYLTGLGYEKRHMAKGVVIAFNEYLNKNLSATEKNNLLVTLQKVNKLTLGYKVPEEVVQASGNEQD
- a CDS encoding 3-hydroxyacyl-CoA dehydrogenase/enoyl-CoA hydratase family protein, translating into MMNKKINRVAVLGSGIMGSRIACHFANIGVEVLLLDIAAKEGDKNSIVNTALQTAVKTNPSPVYSKKVLTNIATGNFEDDMSKIAAYDWIIEVVVENLDIKKKVFEQVEQYRKPGTLVTSNTSGIPIHLMAEGRTDDFKANFCGTHFFNPPRYLRLLEIIPTPHTRPELVDFLMHYGDKFLGKTTVLCKDTPAFIANRVGVYSIMALLHLVEKMDLTVEEVDKFTGPALGRPKSATFRTTDVVGLDTMIKVAKGLYDNCPDDKAHELFKLPGYVEKMEANKWLGDKTGQGFYKKTKSAEGKTEILALDLKTMEYRPQEKVKSATLELTKPIEQVRDRMKVFAAGKDKAAELFRASFFGLFEYVSDRIPEISDELYRIDDAMRAGFGWELGPFEVWDAVGVAEAIEGMKKYGHEAAAWVHEMLAAGNTSFYRIEDGVRKYYDIPTKSYKAVPGAEAFIILDNLRASKVLWKNSGASIIDLGDGIINVEFHSKMNTIGGDTLQAINKAIDMAEKDYKGLVIGNDGANFSAGANVGMIFMMAVEQEWEELNMAIRLFQNTSMRIRYSSIPVVVAPHNLTLGGGCEFSLHADHVQLNAETYMGLVEFGVGVIPGGGGTKEFALRASDEYKDDQIVQNVLKDRFLTIGMAKVSTSAVEAFELGYLQKGKYAISMNRSRLIADAKAKAIELADAGYTQPVRRKDIKVLGKQGLGIVYAGANTMYSGHYISEHDKKISEKLGWVMCGGDLSSPTEVTEQYLLDLEREVFLSLCGERKTLERIQSIVTKGKPLRN
- a CDS encoding ATP-binding protein, translated to MKGFVTRQIAAKIEQQKNKFPIIALTGPRQSGKTTLLKELFNDYRYVSLENPDVRAFATDDPVGFLKLYNERVIFDEVQRAPGLFSYIQGIVDDSGQMGQFILSGSQNFHLLNSITQTLAGRVALFKLLPFDFSELKGAGIPNVSYAETAVKGFYPAIYTREIDPVVFYANYVQTYIQKDVTELLNIRDISLFRTFLGLCAGRAGQLLNINALANECDISQPTAKAWLSILESSYITFQLQPYYQNFNKRLVKTPKLYFYDTGLLNHLLGIRSPEDFEQNRLKGNLFENMIIAEFQKKNYHQYLHKDYNFWQDSNNREVDLLIKTNNGFDIFEIKATQTISASLFKELDYFEELTPNLVIQKNLIYGGGEDQSRTKYNVISWKNI